A region from the Triticum aestivum cultivar Chinese Spring chromosome 3D, IWGSC CS RefSeq v2.1, whole genome shotgun sequence genome encodes:
- the LOC123074463 gene encoding embryonic protein DC-8, giving the protein MASEQSRREERAQAAAQKATDELAAARRDMREPSSPGRRTGIFGTVQESARSLMGAVRDTFSGGVRDTTTAHDSHSTGAMGTAGGKLNEYGSYASQKADEGKESASEMAEAAAGKTKETKDAAAEKTREMADAAAGKTKETKDAAVEKTREMADTAATKAVETKDAAAEKARGAGEMVTEKARSAKDTAADKASGAAEKAKGAKDAAFDTAEGAKEYMVDKKEDARRALAGSAKDSKGETNESAWQQGQDVRRRAAEKAEEVRQRTHQPPEEGRSKSATENIFGSAQGLTEAFKEKMTMPTDVIERKLAERKGTPTDASRGEALNTDDVMMRVKEADQMTGTGFNDVGKMGEEGTGMKAALRVDDEEDVMLRVKAADQMTGQAFNDVGPMGEEGTGWGPALRARKDA; this is encoded by the exons ATGGCGTCCGAGCAGAGTCGCCGCGAGGAGCGCGCGCAGGCCGCGGCGCAGAAGGCGACCGACGAGCTCGCCGCGGCCAGGCGGGACATGCGCGAGCCCAGCAGCCCAGGACGGCGGACCGGCATCTTCGGCACCGTGCAGGAGAGCGCGCGCTCCCTGATGGGCGCCGTCCGCGACACCTTCTCCGGCGGCGTCCGGGACACAACCACGGCACACGACAGCCACTCCACAGGCGCCATGGGGACCGCGGGGGGGAAACTCAATGAGTACGGGAGCTACGCATCCCAGAAGGCCGATGAAGGGAAGGAGAGCGCGAGTGAGATGGCGGAAGCCGCCGCGGGGAAGACCAAGGAGACCAAGGATGCGGCCGCGGAGAAGACGAGGGAGATGGCGGACGCCGCCGCGGGGAAGACCAAGGAGACCAAGGACGCGGCGGTGGAGAAGACGAGGGAGATGGCGGACACCGCCGCGACGAAGGCCGTGGAGACCAAGGACGCGGCCGCAGAGAAGGCGCGCGGCGCGGGGGAGATGGTGACGGAGAAGGCGAGGAGTGCCAAGGACACGGCGGCTGACAAGGCGAGTGGAGCGGCGGAGAAGGCGAAGGGCGCCAAGGACGCAGCCTTCGATACAGCGGAGGGTGCCAAGGAGTACATGGTGGACAAGAAGGAGGACGCCCGGCGAGCGCTCGCCGGCTCGGCCAAGGATAGCAAGGGCGAGACGAACGAGTCGGCGTGGCAACAGGGCCAGGAcgtgcggcggcgggcggcggagaagGCCGAGGAGGTTCGTCAGCGCACGCACCAACCGCCGGAGGAGGGGAG GTCGAAGTCGGCAACGGAGAACATCTTCGGGTCGGCGCAGGGGTTGACGGAGGCGTTCAAGGAGAAGATGACGATGCCGACGGACGTGATCGAGCGGAAGCTCGCTGAGAGGAAGGGgacgccgacggacgcgagcagggGCGAGGCACTGAACACGGACGACGTGATGATGCGCGTGAAGGAGGCGGACCAGATGACCGGGACAGGGTTTAACGACGTCGGCAAGATGGGCGAGGAGGGCACGGGCATGAAGGCGGCACTGAGGGTCGACGATGAGGAGGACGTGATGCTGCGGGTGAAGGCGGCGGACCAGATGACAGGGCAGGCGTTCAACGACGTCGGCCCGATGGGCGAGGAGGGCACGGGATGGGGTCCGGCGTTGAGGGCGCGGAAGGACGCCTGA